In the Trueperaceae bacterium genome, TACGCACCGGCGATAACGTGGTGCGGCACGACCCTCGTGACCCGCCGTGCCGGCGTCGTCGCGTCACTCGCTCGCACGTGCTCGCGCTCGTTGGACGCGAGCGGAAGGAGACCATGAAGCGCCCGAAACGTCTCGCCGCCGCCATCCGGGTAGGCTTGCTCGCTCTGGTCGTCGGCCTGGTGTCGGCCGCCGGTACCGCGCTGGCCCAAGACTCGTACCGGCTGTACGTCGCCAATGAGTTCAGCGCCGACATCACCGTCATCGACACCGCAAGCGGTGAGGTCATCGACACCCTGTCCATCTCCGGCAGGCCCGGCGAGGTCCGGCCGCGCGGCATGGCGGTCAGCCCCGACGGCACGATCGTCTACGCCTCGGTGAGCGACTTCAACCCGGTGCTCGAGACGCCGGAGGACAAGATCCTCGCCATCGACGTGCGCACCAACGACGTCGTGCGCGAGTTCCGCGCCGGCGGCAACCCCGAGCGCGTCGCCGTCAGCCCCGACGGCACGCAGGTCTGGGCGGCCCTCGAGGCCATCGCCCAGGGCGCCGGCTACGACGCCGTCACGGGTGAGCAGCTCGCCAGCTTCCGCGTGGGCGTCGAGGCCGAGGGCGTGGCCGTCAGCCCCGACGGCAAGTGGGTCTACATCACCGCCGAGGCCACCCATACGGTCACGGTCGTGGACCGCGAGGCGCTCAAGGTCGTCACGCACGTGCTCGTCGGCAACCGGCCCCGCGTCGTCGAGTTCTCCAACGACGGCGGCCGCGCCTACGTCACCGCCGAGATCGGCGGCACCGTCTCCGTCATCGACACGAGCACGCACAAGGTGATCGACACGATCAACCTCGGGTTGGACTCGCGGCCCGTCGAGATCGCCGTAGACCCGACGAGCTCCCTCCTCTACGTGGCGGGCGGCGGCACGAGCGCCGTCTACGTCATCGACACGGCCACGAACCAGGTCGTCGACACGATCAAGGAGAACATGGGGCGGCGGCCGTGGGGCATCGCCATCACGCCGGACGGCAAGACCGTCTTCACCGCCAACGGCCTCTCGGACAGCGTCAGCGTCATCGATACGGCCTGCGGCTGCGTCGTGAAGAACATCCCTGCCGGCCGGGGCGCGCACTCGGCCGAGATCGGAGTGATCCCTGGTGGTCTCTAAGCTCTTCCGCGGCGCCGCCTTCTCCCTCGTCGCCGCCCTCATCGCCACGGCGCTCGCCCAGTACGGCTACCAGCCGTTCTTCAGCCAACCGCTCGTGCAGAGCCGCGCGTACGGCATGGAGCTCATCCTCGTGCGGCTACGCGCCATCGACCAGTTCGACGCTCCGCTCGACGACGACCTCATGGAGCTGGTCGAGATGCTCGAGAGCGACGCCAACCGCTTCATCGGCACGCTGCGTGCCGCCGATCCGGAGCTGGCCGCCGAGCTGCAGGACGAGATCGAGGAGCTCGAGGAGAAGGTCGAGGAGGGCAGGAACCACCACGGGTCCGTCAAGGAAGTCACGGAGCTGACCCAGCGCGCCTACGACCTGATCATCCCCGCCGAGGTCCGGAAGTCGCCCGCCTTCATCGCGGCCCTGATCGCCGACCTGACGCTCGGCGAGGGCGGCGTCGCGGAAGGGTACGAGGAGGCCATCCTCGACGAGGAGCCCTTCCTGTTCACGGGCGGCTGGTCATCGCTGCAGAGCGTCAAGGCGCTGTGGGCGCAGCTCGGGAGCTACGCCACGCCGGCGCAAGCCGCCGACGTCGACGAGATGGTCGCCCAGTTGGACGACATCTACTTCGCCCCTGAACCGCCCGAGCCTCTCGTCGGCAACCCCGAGGAGGCCGAGGCCCCGGCGCAGCGCATGTTGGGCCTGATCGAACCCATCGCCGATGCCGAGGTGTTCGCCGGGCGCGACATGCCGGCCCTGGCCGTGAGCCTCGTCGCCACGCAGGCGCAGGCGTGCCGCGCCTACGCCGCCGGTACCGCCGAGGTCGGCCTCGAGGGCGTCTACGCGGTCGGCGAGATGTACGCCCGTTACCTGGCCGGGTTCCTCGGCTTCATGGCCCCCGACGTGCACGAGGAGGCGGCGGAGGTCATCTACGCCCTCACCGGCATCCAGGACGAGGGGGCGGAGGACGAGGAGGACGAGGACGACGAAGACGAGCGTCCGGAGGTCGCGGACCCGGCGGCCGCCTGCAGGGAGCTCCTCGAAGCGCTCGAGGAAGCAGTAGAGGTTCTGGGAGGCTGAAGCGCCGGCGGCGGCGCGTGGCGCCGGGGTGCGTCCCGGCTCCGCGCGCGGCGCTTGGGCGCCTCGACCACCTCGCGAGGATGAGCGCGGTACTCTCCACTGGATGAGCCCGACCGGCAGCGCCACCACTGTCATGGGCGGACCTGGGGACGACCAAGCGGCCATACTTGCAGACCGGCTCGGCCGCCGTTACGGAGACGTGACGGCGGTCGAGTCCGTTTCGCTCGCCATCCGGCCCGGCGAGTTCTTCGCCCTCCTCGGTCCCAACGGTGCCGGCAAGACGACGACGCTGCACATGCTCACGACCATGGTCCGGCCCACGTCGGGCACCGCGTCCGTCTTCGGCTTCGACGTCGTGCGGCAACCGCACGAGGTTAGGCGCCTGCTCGGCATGGTCTTCCAGGACCCCGCTTTGGACGACCGCCTGACCGCCAGGGAGAACCTCGAGATCCACGCCGTCCTGTACGGCATCGGGCGTAAGGAGCGTGAACAGGTGATCGAGCGGGCCCTCGAGTGGGCGGCGCTCACCGAGGCGCGCGACAGGCGGGTGCGCTCGTTCTCGGGCGGCATGAAGCGGCGCTTGGAGCTCGCCAGGGCGCTCACGCACTCCCCCAAGGTCCTGTTCCTCGACGAGCCGACCATCGGCCTTGACCCGCAGGGGCGGCGCAACCTCTGGGAGCACATAGACGCGCTCCGCGAGGGCGGCATGACGGTCCTGATGACGACCCATAACCTACCCGAGGCCGAGGCGTGCGACCGCGTCGGCATCATGGACGCCGGCCGCCTCGTCGCCGTCGGCACGCCGCGGGAGCTCGTCGCGCGTCACGGGGGTGGGGCCGACGGCGACGAGGCCGGTGACGGCGGAGCCGAGCCCGGAGCGGTCGATCGGGGAGGGGCCGACCGGAGAGCGCCCGAGCCCGCACCCCGGGGCGCCGACCTCGAGGACGTGTTGATAGCCCTAACCGGGAAGCAGCTGCGTGACGAGCAGGCGACGGCCCGCGACCGGCTGGTGAGCTTCGCCAAACGCGGTGGGGAGCACACGCGATGAACGCGGCGGCCAACCAGGGAGCCTCGGGCACCTTCGGCGCCAAGGCGGTCGGCATCCGCTCCTGGGCCGGCATCGCCCCGGCCGTCGTGCTCGTGATGTGGCGCCGCGAGATGAAGCGTTACCTCCGCGACCGTTCGCAGATCTTCGGCGGCTTCTCCCGCACCGTCCTGTGGCTCGTCATCCTCGGCTACGGCCTCGGCGCCTCGCTGCGCGAGATCGAGGGCTACACGTACGGCCAGTACATCCTGCCCGGCGTGGTCGTCCTCAACGTGCTCTTCGCCGCCCTGCAGTGCGCGATCTCCCTCGTGTGGGACCGCGAGGTCGGCCTGCTGCGCGAGGTCGTGGTCTCGCCCGCGCCGATGCTCTCCGTGACCCTCGGCAAGCTCCTGGGCGGCGCGACCATCTCGCTCGTCCAGGGCTCCATCCCGCTCCTGTTCGCACCGCTCATCGGCGTGCGGCTCAGCGTCGGGGGGCTGCTCGGCGCGTGGGGCGTGATCTTCTGCCTCGGCGCCTTCATGACGGCCATCGGCGTCATCATCGCCACGCGCCTGAAGACGTTCGAGGGCTTCGGCAGCATCTCGAACGGCGTCATCCAGCCGCTCTACTTCTTGTCGGGCTCCATCTTCCCGCTGCGGGGCGTCATCGGTGGCGTCGGCTTCCTCGACATCCCCGACCACCTGCGCGACGAGCTGCGGCGCATCGGGGTGTTCGCGATCGGTGGCGGCTGGGTCGTGCAGCTGCCGGAGTGGCTCAAGGTCCTCGTGTACGTGAACCCCGTGAGCTATCAGCTGGACCTGCTGCGCCACGCGCTGCTGCGTTTCCACCAGTTGCCCATGCGCGCCGATGTCCTCGTCACGGTCCTGGCGCCGGTCTTGGCGGCCGTCGTGGCCGCCGCGCTCATGCGGAGGATGACCGCGCAACGTTGACGTGGGGCGTCGCGCGTCGCGAAGCGTCCGCTAACGCCCCTCCGCCCCACCGCGCAACGCCGCCACGGCTCGCCTCGACAGCTCCCAGAGCCGCGCGTCGTCTGGGTCTCGCGGGCGCGCGAGCACGTCGGCAGGGCGGATCTCCTGGACGATGCGGCCCGGTCCGGGGCTCATGACGAGTATGCGGTCGGCCAGCAGCGCCGCTTCCAGCGGGTTGTGGGTGACGAACACGACCGTGCAACGCAGCTCGTTCCAGAGGGCGAGCAGCTCGACGCGCATGCGCGAGGCCGTCAGTTCGTCCAGGGCGGAGAACGGCTCGTCCATGAGGAGCACGTCCGGCTGCACGATGAGGGCGCGCGCCACGGCGACGCGTTGGCGCTGCCCGATGGAGAGCTGGCGCGGATAGTCGTCGCCTCGACCGGCCAGGCCGACGCGCTCGAGCCAGGCGTCGACGAGGGCCCGTGCGTCCTGCCTAGCGTCCAGGACGAAGCGTAGGTTCGAGCTGACGGTGGACCACGGTAGCAGCCGCGGCTCCTGGAACACGTAGCTCGTCACGGGCTTCGGGCCGCGCCCGCCCGTGATCTCGACGGTCCCGCCGTCCGGCGAGTCCAGCCCCGCCAACACGTTGAGGAGTGTCGTCTTGCCGCAGCCCGACGGCCCGATGATGCACACCAGCTCACCGCTCGCGACGTGGAGGTCGACGCCGGCGATGGCGCGCCGCTCGGCGGCGGTGCCGTTCGGGTACGCCTTCGTGAGGCCGCGCGCTATCAGCTCCGCCATCAGCCGACCGCGTTGACCTTGACGGGTGCCCGCCAGCGGAAGGCGAAGTGCTGGACGGCCCCCATGAGACCGAGGTCGATGACGGCCAGCAGGAGCATCATCGTCACTCCGTAGGCGAGGACGCCGGTCATGTTGAAGAACTGGAAGTAGAAGGAGATCTGGTAGCCGACGCCGGACGTACGCCCGAGCAGCTCGCCGAGGACCACCATCTTCCACGTGAGCGCCAGCGCTCCTCGCGCCGTGCCCACCAGGTAGGGCGTCAGCTGCGGGAAGACGACGCGGCGCCAGATGCTCGCACGCGAGCGGCGGAAGGCCACGGCCATCTCGATGAGGCCGCCGTCTAGCGCCCTCGCTCCCTCGCGCACGGCGACGACGACGGTAGGCATGATCGTGATAACGAGGGCCAGCACGAGCGCGCGGTCTGACAGGCCGATGCTCAAGTAGGCGACGACGAACAGGACGATGCGCGGGACGGTGAGGGCGACCACGAGCCAGCCCTGCAGCAGGTCGTCGACCCGGCGCGACGACCCCATGGCGGCGCCGAGCAACGTGCCGGCCAACATGCCGACGGCGAACGCCGTGAGCACCCGTTGGGCGGTGATCCATAGGTTGGGGAGCAGCACGCCCCTAGCGACCTCACGCGCCACGAACGCGAAGGTCTCGCCAGGGCCGGGCAGCACGTTCGAGCCCAGGAGCCGGGCGCCGACGACCCACAGTAAGAAGATGGAGGCGTACGAGACGAGACGGAGGGCGGTCCGCGCGCCCCGGTTAGGCGAACGCACCGCTGCCCGGCTCAGTCCGGCAGGAACTCGAGGGTGTACGCGGCCGGGTCCACCCCGTCGACGCCGACCACCTCGGGGCCGGCCAGCTCGACGAGGCGGTCGACCATCGCCGTCAGACCGTCGATGGACTCTTGCGTCCACGTGGTCGTTGTGCCCATCTTCCAGCGCTCGACGACGCTAGGGAACTGGCTCTGATCGGGCAGCGAGTAGAGCCCCAGGTCCAGGATCTCCTGCCAGAACGGGTCGTCGGAAGGCGTGGCGAGCATGGCCGCGAAGGTGTCGCGCAGGGCGGCGACGAAGGCGGTCTTGAGGGCCGGGTCCATGTCGTCGCGGGCCACGACCACCAGGTTGGGGAGGTCGGAAGGCAGCCCGAGGCCGGCGAGCATGTCGGCCACGCTCATGACCTCGCGCGCGCCGCTCGCTTCCATCCGGGGCACCCAGTGCCACAGGGGCAGCGCCGCGTCCACCTCGCCCCGCGCCGTGAGCTCGGCCATGAGCGGCGGCGCTGCCGCCACGACCTCGGCATCGACCTGCGGGTCGAAACCGAACTGCGAGACGGCGAGCGCCCTGAGGATGAGCAGGCTCTTGTCCCGTAGGCTGCCGGCGGCCACGGTCTTGCCCACCAGGTCGGCGATGCCGGTTATCTCCGAGCCGGCCGGCACGACGAGGCCGCCGACGGAGGTCGCGTAAGGGTAGATGCCGCTGGCCATGATGCCGGCGTCGCGCAGCAGCACGGGCCCGAGGAAGTCGTCCACCTTGACGTCCGCCTCGCCGGAGCGCAAGGCGATCTCCGTGGCCTGCTTAGAGGCGTAAGGCGTGGCGACGACGCGGATGCCGTTGGCCTCGGCCGTGCCGAAGTGCTCCATGCCGTGGAGGACCCAGGAGAACGTCCCCGTGGCCTCCATGGCCGCGTTGACCACCGGCGGAGAAGACGTGCCCTCCTGGGCGTTGGCGAACGAGAGACCGACGGTGAGGATCGCGAGTAGTACGAGACGATGTCCAGGCACCTGTCCTTCACTCCTTCCCACACGTTCGAACCTGTGGCGGGCCGCTGGGCGCTGAGCATGCCGCAAGGAACCACCACGGTCGGAGGGCGCGTGACAGGCGCCAATGATACAGCCGCCCTCGCCGTGAGGGTCGCGTCTCGAGGCACGGAGCGGCTCGGAGCGCGACCAGAACGACGCGTATGCGCCGCGCCGCGGCGCCGGTGACGTGACGGGCGACCACTTCGCGCATAGACTCTCTTCGAGAGGTACGTCAGCCAAGCTCCCCTCGCTCCTCGCCCCGGATAGGACCGGTGATCATGCGTCTCCTCAAGGCCCTCCTCGCCAGCGTAGTCGTCCTTGCCGCCGCCTACGGCGTCCTGGCCCTCGTCAACGGCCCGCGTGCGCCGCACCCTTACTACTCGCGGCTCGGCGCCGGGCCGCTGGTCCTCGCGCACGGCGGCGGTCAAGGGCTGTGGCCGGACAACACCATGCGCGCCTTCACGGGCTCGGACGCGCTAGGGGCCGACGTGCTCGAGCTCGATGTCCAGCGCGACGGCGACGGCGCCTTCAGGGTGATCCACGACGCCACGGTCGACCGGACGACCGACGGGACGGGGCTCGTCTC is a window encoding:
- a CDS encoding ABC transporter ATP-binding protein, translated to MAELIARGLTKAYPNGTAAERRAIAGVDLHVASGELVCIIGPSGCGKTTLLNVLAGLDSPDGGTVEITGGRGPKPVTSYVFQEPRLLPWSTVSSNLRFVLDARQDARALVDAWLERVGLAGRGDDYPRQLSIGQRQRVAVARALIVQPDVLLMDEPFSALDELTASRMRVELLALWNELRCTVVFVTHNPLEAALLADRILVMSPGPGRIVQEIRPADVLARPRDPDDARLWELSRRAVAALRGGAEGR
- a CDS encoding beta-propeller fold lactonase family protein, whose product is MKRPKRLAAAIRVGLLALVVGLVSAAGTALAQDSYRLYVANEFSADITVIDTASGEVIDTLSISGRPGEVRPRGMAVSPDGTIVYASVSDFNPVLETPEDKILAIDVRTNDVVREFRAGGNPERVAVSPDGTQVWAALEAIAQGAGYDAVTGEQLASFRVGVEAEGVAVSPDGKWVYITAEATHTVTVVDREALKVVTHVLVGNRPRVVEFSNDGGRAYVTAEIGGTVSVIDTSTHKVIDTINLGLDSRPVEIAVDPTSSLLYVAGGGTSAVYVIDTATNQVVDTIKENMGRRPWGIAITPDGKTVFTANGLSDSVSVIDTACGCVVKNIPAGRGAHSAEIGVIPGGL
- a CDS encoding ABC transporter permease — its product is MNAAANQGASGTFGAKAVGIRSWAGIAPAVVLVMWRREMKRYLRDRSQIFGGFSRTVLWLVILGYGLGASLREIEGYTYGQYILPGVVVLNVLFAALQCAISLVWDREVGLLREVVVSPAPMLSVTLGKLLGGATISLVQGSIPLLFAPLIGVRLSVGGLLGAWGVIFCLGAFMTAIGVIIATRLKTFEGFGSISNGVIQPLYFLSGSIFPLRGVIGGVGFLDIPDHLRDELRRIGVFAIGGGWVVQLPEWLKVLVYVNPVSYQLDLLRHALLRFHQLPMRADVLVTVLAPVLAAVVAAALMRRMTAQR
- a CDS encoding ATP-binding cassette domain-containing protein produces the protein MSPTGSATTVMGGPGDDQAAILADRLGRRYGDVTAVESVSLAIRPGEFFALLGPNGAGKTTTLHMLTTMVRPTSGTASVFGFDVVRQPHEVRRLLGMVFQDPALDDRLTARENLEIHAVLYGIGRKEREQVIERALEWAALTEARDRRVRSFSGGMKRRLELARALTHSPKVLFLDEPTIGLDPQGRRNLWEHIDALREGGMTVLMTTHNLPEAEACDRVGIMDAGRLVAVGTPRELVARHGGGADGDEAGDGGAEPGAVDRGGADRRAPEPAPRGADLEDVLIALTGKQLRDEQATARDRLVSFAKRGGEHTR
- a CDS encoding ABC transporter permease subunit, with protein sequence MRSPNRGARTALRLVSYASIFLLWVVGARLLGSNVLPGPGETFAFVAREVARGVLLPNLWITAQRVLTAFAVGMLAGTLLGAAMGSSRRVDDLLQGWLVVALTVPRIVLFVVAYLSIGLSDRALVLALVITIMPTVVVAVREGARALDGGLIEMAVAFRRSRASIWRRVVFPQLTPYLVGTARGALALTWKMVVLGELLGRTSGVGYQISFYFQFFNMTGVLAYGVTMMLLLAVIDLGLMGAVQHFAFRWRAPVKVNAVG
- a CDS encoding ABC transporter substrate-binding protein produces the protein MPGHRLVLLAILTVGLSFANAQEGTSSPPVVNAAMEATGTFSWVLHGMEHFGTAEANGIRVVATPYASKQATEIALRSGEADVKVDDFLGPVLLRDAGIMASGIYPYATSVGGLVVPAGSEITGIADLVGKTVAAGSLRDKSLLILRALAVSQFGFDPQVDAEVVAAAPPLMAELTARGEVDAALPLWHWVPRMEASGAREVMSVADMLAGLGLPSDLPNLVVVARDDMDPALKTAFVAALRDTFAAMLATPSDDPFWQEILDLGLYSLPDQSQFPSVVERWKMGTTTTWTQESIDGLTAMVDRLVELAGPEVVGVDGVDPAAYTLEFLPD